In Strigops habroptila isolate Jane chromosome 2, bStrHab1.2.pri, whole genome shotgun sequence, one genomic interval encodes:
- the HTR2A gene encoding 5-hydroxytryptamine receptor 2A yields MDILPNEDSSMNPTANSLIQINHERRLYRNVYGAGEINISHLFNLTVDSENLTNLSCESNMSPPCYPSLFQLSQKNWPALLTVIVIVLTIAGNILVIMAVSLEKKLQNATNYFLMSLAIADMLLGFLVMPVSMLTILYGYTWPLPTKLCAVWIYLDVLFSTASIMHLCAISLDRYIAIRNPIHHSRFNSRTKAFAKIIAVWTISVGISMPVPVFGLQDDSKVFKKGSCLLADDNFVLIGSFVSFFIPLTIMVVTYFLTIKSLQKEATLCVNDIGPKTKFASFSFLPQSSLSSEKLFQRSLNRDVGTSGRRTMQSISNEQKASKVLGIVFFLFVVMWCPFFITNVMAVICKESCNQKVVGELLNVFVWIGYLSSAVNPLVYTLFNKTYRSAFSRYIQCRYKEEKKPFQLILVNTIPALAYNSSQLQLAQMKSLKKEAKMMAKDYSMVTIGIHHLDGASKGSISPANEKVSGV; encoded by the exons ATGGATATTCTTCCTAATGAGGACAGCTCTATGAACCCAACTGCAAACTCCttaatacaaataaatcatGAGAGAAGACTCTACAGAAATGTTTATGGAGCTGGAGAGATTAATATATCACATCTCTTTAACTTGACTGTGGACTCTGAAAACTTAACCAATCTTTCTTGTGAAAGTAACATGAGCCCACCGTGTTACCCTTCCCTGTTTCAGCTTTCACAGAAAAACTGGCCAGCTTTGCTGACAGTGATAGTGATTGTTTTAACCATTGCTGGAAATATTCTTGTCATCATGGCTGTGTCACTGGAGAAAAAACTACAGAATGCCACTAACTATTTTCTAATGTCACTCGCAATAGCTGATATGCTGCTGGGTTTCCTTGTCATGCCTGTGTCAATGTTAACCATACTTTACG GATACACATGGCCTCTGCCTACAAAGCTCTGTGCTGTCTGGATCTACTTGGACGTGCTTTTCTCCACTGCCTCTATCATGCACCTCTGTGCCATCTCACTGGATCGCTATATTGCCATTCGAAACCCCATCCATCACAGCCGATTTAACTCAAGAACTAAGgcttttgcaaaaataattgctgtttGGACCATATCAGTTG GTATCTCCATGCCTGTACCTGTCTTCGGACTGCAAGATGATTCCAAAGTGTTTAAGAAAGGCAGCTGCCTACTTGCAGATGACAATTTTGTCCTAATAGGCTCTTTTGTGTCATTCTTTATCCCTCTAACCATCATGGTGGTCACCTACTTTTTAACTATCAAATCACTGCAGAAGGAAGCCACGCTATGTGTGAATGACATTGGCCCAAAGACCAAATTTGCTTCGTTTAGCTTCCTCCCTCAGAGTTCCCTGTCCTCAGAGAAACTCTTTCAGCGCTCTTTGAACAGAGACGTGGGAACTTCTGGAAGAAGAACCATGCAATCCATCAGCAATGAGCAGAAGGCTTCCAAGGTTCTTGGCattgtcttctttctctttgtcgTGATGTGGTGCCCGTTTTTCATCACCAATGTGATGGCTGTAATTTGCAAGGAGTCATGCAATCAAAAAGTCGTTGGAGAACTACTTAATGTATTTGTTTGGATTGGCTACCTTTCTTCAGCTGTCAATCCACTCGTATATACATTGTTCAATAAAACCTACCGCTCAGCTTTCTCTCGTTACATTCAGTGTCGCTACAAGGAGGAGAAGAAACCCTTCCAGCTGATTTTAGTGAACACTATCCCAGCACTTGCATATaattccagccagctccagctaGCACAAATGAAGAGTTtgaaaaaagaggcaaaaatgaTGGCTAAGGACTATTCGATGGTCACGATAGGAATACATCATTTGGATGGTGCCTCTAAGGGAAGTATCAGCCCAGCAAATGAAAAGGTTAGCGGTGTGTGA